The Natrinema saccharevitans genome includes the window AGACGCCGCAGTGACAGTACTCCGCGCGCGGAAAGCCGACGTCGTCGAGGCGGACGTCCTCGTTTTCGGCGACGCAGTCGTCGATGACCTCGAGCAGTCCGTCCCGGTAATCCGTCCGGGAGGGGCAGATGTAGGCCCAGTCGAAGTACTGTCGCTCGCGGTCGGCCGGCCGGCCCATGTCGTCGACGGGGACCAGCGACGGGTCGGCGTCGGCGGCGGCGTTGTCGCCGAAACACGAGACCATGTTCACCCCGTCTTCGATCGGTTCGGCGGACCGGCCGGTCACGTCTTTGACTTCGTAGAAGCCGCGGTCGAACTCCGGCCACCGTACTTCCTCGGCGTTACGGGTGACGACGCCGTACATACCTCAGTGTCCGGCCCCGCACCCGTAAGCCGTTCGGAATCGAGCGCTATTCTTCGGTCGGTTCGTAGTCGACTTCGACGTCCGAGGAGCCGCTGAAGGCGACCTTGTAGAGGACGGCGATGACGAACAGGGCGAGTACGACTTTGACGGTACGTGACATGTACGAGTCGGAATACGGCCGGCGAATACTTAGGTATTCTGGATAGTGGTCCGAACGTGAAAATCCGACGGCGATAGCGGACGACGGTCAGGTGTCGATCAACGAGGCGATCTCCTCGCGGACGATCCGCTCGCAGTACGAACAGCGGACGCCGTCCTCGAGGACGGTAAACCGGGAGGTGACGGGTTCGTCACCGGTCGTGATACAGCCGGCGTTGGGACACGAGAGAACGCCCTCGACGACGTCGGGGCGTTCGACGCGGTGTTTCTCGACGACGTCGTAGTCGCGGACGATGTTGATCGTCGCGTCGGGCGCGATCAGCGAGAGGACGTCGACCTCGTCCTGGCTGAGTTCGCGACCCTCGACCTTGACGATGTCCTTGCGTGCGAACCGGTTGGAGGGAACGTTCATCCCGACCGAGACCTCCTCGCCGTCGGTCCCGTCGATGCCCAGTATCGCGAGGACGTTCAGCGCCTGTCCGCCGCGGACGTGATCGATGACGGTTCCGTCGCGGATCTTGCTGACCCGCAGTTCGTGGTCGTCGTCGCCGTCGTGGTGGTCGTGGTCGCTACTCATCGGTCTCACCTCGAATCCCCCGATCGTCGCTCAACAGCAGGTCCAGCAGCGCCATCCGGACCGGAACGCCGTTGTGGGCCTGTTCGAAGTACGCCGCGTAGTCGGTGTCGTCGATCTCGGGCGCGATCTCGTCGACCCGTGGCAGCGGATGCATCACCGTCAGATCGTCGCTCGCGGCCTCGAGCGTCTCGGCGTCGATCTGGTACTCGCCGGCGACCTTCTGGTACTCGTTCTCGTCGGGGAACCGCTCGCGCTGGATCCGGGTCACGTAGAGGACGTCCAGCGAGGGCAAGACGGCCTCGAGCGACTCGTGTTCCTTGATCCCGGCGCCGCCCTGTTGCTGGTGGAGGTCGTAGACGACCTCGCGGGGCAACTGGAGGCTCTCCGGGCTGATGAAGTGTTGCTGGGTCTCGAAGTTCGTCAGCGCGTGGGCCAGCGAGTGGACGGTCCGGCCGTACTTGAGATCGCCCATGATGCCGATCGTCAGGTCGTCCAGCCCGGCGTTTTCCCGGATGGTGTAGAGATCGAGCATCGTCTGTGTCGGGTGATGGCCCGCGCCGTCGCCCGCGTTCAGCAGCGGGACGTCGACGAACTCGCTGGCCATCGTCGCCGCCCCCTGTTTGGGATGGCGCAGGACGAGCGCGTCGGTGTAGCCCTCGATGACCCGGACGGTGTCGGCCAGCGTCTCCCCTTTCTTCACGCTCGAGGACTCGACCGAACCCATGTCGACGACGTCGCCCCCGAGCCGTTTCATCGCGGTCTCGAAGCTCATCTTCGTCCGCGTACTCGGCTCGAAAAAGAGCAGTCCGAGCAGCGTGTTCGCGTGGCGATCGGCGACCGCCGACGGGTCGGCGTCGATCTCGGCCGCGCGGTCGAGTACCGTCTCGATGTCCGCCCGCGAGAGTTGTTTGCTCGTGATGAGGTGATCGTGGCGCATTCGTTCGTGTAGGCTGTGGCGTGCCCCTTGAATCTCTCCATTCGGCGACGGGCCCCGAACCGGTCGGGAGACGCCCGCGTCGTCGGTTGATTTCGAGTCAGTAACCTAAGGCAAAGAGTTATACAGACACTGCAGCAATTGGTCACAACTGTATGGTCGGCCGGCTAGATACTGGGATCGATGTCCTCGACCGAAAGCTCGACGGTGGGCTCCCACCGGGGTGTATCGTCGCGTACACCGCCGAGCCGGCCAGCCAGTCCGAACTCCT containing:
- the pyrI gene encoding aspartate carbamoyltransferase regulatory subunit, with protein sequence MSSDHDHHDGDDDHELRVSKIRDGTVIDHVRGGQALNVLAILGIDGTDGEEVSVGMNVPSNRFARKDIVKVEGRELSQDEVDVLSLIAPDATINIVRDYDVVEKHRVERPDVVEGVLSCPNAGCITTGDEPVTSRFTVLEDGVRCSYCERIVREEIASLIDT
- the pyrB gene encoding aspartate carbamoyltransferase, which gives rise to MRHDHLITSKQLSRADIETVLDRAAEIDADPSAVADRHANTLLGLLFFEPSTRTKMSFETAMKRLGGDVVDMGSVESSSVKKGETLADTVRVIEGYTDALVLRHPKQGAATMASEFVDVPLLNAGDGAGHHPTQTMLDLYTIRENAGLDDLTIGIMGDLKYGRTVHSLAHALTNFETQQHFISPESLQLPREVVYDLHQQQGGAGIKEHESLEAVLPSLDVLYVTRIQRERFPDENEYQKVAGEYQIDAETLEAASDDLTVMHPLPRVDEIAPEIDDTDYAAYFEQAHNGVPVRMALLDLLLSDDRGIRGETDE